The sequence CAGGATGCAACGAGGGATGTCCCTTCCGGTTTTTTCGTACGCAGCCATGTTCCGAGACGACGGATAAAGGCTCGTGATGACCCCTCAAAAGGTGCAATTTCCTTTGCAAATGCAGCTATTGCGGCGTCGACATTCCTGAACTGGCTCTCATAGGCAAAGACATCATATATCCTGTCCACGCCTTTAGAGAAGAGTTCGCTGTCATCGACATGGTGGTGTCCGAGGTAGTGCCGGACTCCGAGATGTTCGCAGGCGTCGTGAAAGATATTGGCACCTGTCGAGACGATGACATCGACATACCGGCGGCGGACAAGTTCGATCAGGCACTCCTGCATGCCTGCGGGGATCATCGCGCCCGACAATCCAAGCATGACGATGCAGCCCTCATCCTCGATCATCCGTGACCAGATTTCAAGTGATTCACCAAGTTTTCTTCCTTGAAACCCTGTTTTGCTCATTCTCTCCAGAAGTTCCGCCACAGAATCAGTCGGCTGTACCGGAGTGACCGGATGCATGGGTGACTTCATTGTTGGTATACTGTGTCTACTTACAAAAAAAATATCTCGGCACCGTGGTCGGAGTACTGTGCGGGATAGAGCGCCGCACAGGAGACGATACCTTTTTTTTGCTCAACAAAAATGAAGAAAATAAGGGCTGGGCGCCATTACAGCGCGCTGATAAGAGCCTGTTTTGTAAGCAGGCCGACGAGTTTGCCGTTGTTGGTCACGGGTAGTGAACTGATACTCTTTTTTACGATAAGGTCAGTAATGGCCGTTATATCCTCATCCACATCGACGGTGATCGCAGGCGCTGTCATAATATCCTTGACAAGCAGGTTCCTGATGCGGTGGTCCTGATACTTGTCCTCGACAATTTCACGGAACGCCTTCATCGCTTTGGCGACATCCGTTTCAGTGACGATTCCCTGCATTTCACCATCATCCATTACGATGAACTTGCTGATATTTTCATCAATCATCCGCCGCCTGAGGTGTACGACACGCTCGTCGGACCGGATGGTGAAGGCAGTCTGCATCACGTGCTCTGCGACCGTGTCGGGCCGCATGACTCTCAGGAGGTCTATCGGGCCCACCTGTCCCACAAGCCGGTGTTCATTATCGAGAACGACGACGATACGGTACTCCTGGAGCAGCGGGACGAGAATATCGGCATGCTGATCGGGGTAGGCGACCGTATAATCCTCGTCGGTCTTGTTTGCCACATGGATTTTCGCGGGGGCCACCACCGACGACTTTCTGCTCCCGAGTGTCTCTGCGATGGCCTTCCGGGAG is a genomic window of Methanoculleus sp. SDB containing:
- a CDS encoding deoxyhypusine synthase (transforms a conserved lysine residue of initiation factor 5A into deoxyhypusine), translating into MHPVTPVQPTDSVAELLERMSKTGFQGRKLGESLEIWSRMIEDEGCIVMLGLSGAMIPAGMQECLIELVRRRYVDVIVSTGANIFHDACEHLGVRHYLGHHHVDDSELFSKGVDRIYDVFAYESQFRNVDAAIAAFAKEIAPFEGSSRAFIRRLGTWLRTKKPEGTSLVASCEKYGVPIFIPALCDSSIGIGLVMARRGGTAVNVDQISDTDEITTIVESAKKTGVIYIGGGVPKNFIQQTQVIASIHNHDCGGHAYAIQYTTDAPHWGGLSGCTFEEAISWGKEAPFCPRVQCFCDATIALPVITSGLIGRGYTRKKIPVLPVNHNP
- a CDS encoding signal transduction protein: MSEELLIRDVMVKPLTISKSAAITEALDKMLDEGADPLIVTNNGGVMGTISRKAIAETLGSRKSSVVAPAKIHVANKTDEDYTVAYPDQHADILVPLLQEYRIVVVLDNEHRLVGQVGPIDLLRVMRPDTVAEHVMQTAFTIRSDERVVHLRRRMIDENISKFIVMDDGEMQGIVTETDVAKAMKAFREIVEDKYQDHRIRNLLVKDIMTAPAITVDVDEDITAITDLIVKKSISSLPVTNNGKLVGLLTKQALISAL